Proteins from a single region of Nerophis ophidion isolate RoL-2023_Sa linkage group LG10, RoL_Noph_v1.0, whole genome shotgun sequence:
- the il13ra1 gene encoding interleukin-13 receptor subunit alpha-1 — protein MFLFRGFLLSALACLLRAAGSISRTGQITPPHNLTLQWISDFEVELWWTHQLGLPPNCEYIVSSSTKEENSEDESYHQTPPSLLKLSMEGGSLSVSLHTVCQDQHSQPVILNVTYPELVSGVQCRIISSTLTDCSWRPLSLSPSLSFYYGLIDEVEDTASFDVKLHECPSYTHTDGVKTGCRLQSNARQSIYMLFNATLKETFVRNTFKKSPVPVMPRPLNWTVSEVAGTFNLSWIPPDVLHLSLWKFIINYTECDEEKVKKVQGKTSLLINRVAHCRYRISLKGLSMRGETGWSHAKYFDAAKHANEMLYAVIIIPLLLAGLTFLTSLYCRRNKEHIFTKVPRPRDLLSDIDSNNTKNLCFPEMEEEDCKISLVMDLQQQHFHS, from the exons gccAAATTACGCCGCCACATAACTTGACCCTTCAGTGGATCAGCGACTTTGAGGTAGAGCTCTGGTGGACACACCAGCTTGGGCTGCCGCCAAACTGCGAGTACATTGTGTCGTCAAGTACGAAAGAGGAAAACAGTGAAGACGAAAGC TATCATCAAACACCACCGTCGCTGTTGAAACTTTCTATGGAGGGAGGCTCTCTGTCTGTTTCTCTTCACACCGTCTGTCAGGACCAACACAGCCAGCCTGTCATTCTCAATGTTACATACCCAG AGCTGGTGTCTGGAGTGCAATGCCGCATCATTTCGTCCACGCTTACTGATTGCTCCTGGCGGCCACTTAGTCTTAGTCCAAGTCTCTCTTTCTATTATGG GTTAATAGACGAGGTGGAAGACACGGCGTCATTCGATGTCAAGTTGCACGAGTGCCCGTCATACACACACACGGATGGCGTGAAGACGGGTTGCCGTCTTCAGTCCAACGCCAGGCAGTCCATCTACATGTTGTTCAACGCAACCCTCAAAGAGACCTTCGTCAGGAATACCTTCAAGAAGAGTCCTGTGCCAG TGATGCCTCGTCCACTTAACTGGACTGTTAGTGAAGTTGCAGGGACATTCAATCTAAGCTGGATCCCTCCTGATGTCTTACATCTGTCCCTTTGGAAATTCATCATAAATTACACCGAGTGTGACGAAGAGAAG GTTAAAAAAGTCCAGGGAAAAACGTCGCTGCTAATCAATCGGGTGGCTCACTGCCGCTACCGCATATCGCTCAAAGGGCTCAGTATGCGAGGAGAGACGGGATGGAGCCATGCAAAGTATTTTG ATGCAGCCAAACATGCAAATGAGATGCTGTACGCTGTTATCATCATCCCACTGCTGCTTGCCGGGCTCACATTCCTCACTAGTTTGTACTGCAGGAG GAATAAAGAACATATCTTCACCAAAGTGCCACGACCTCGGGACCTTCTCAGTGACATAGACAGCAACAACACAAAG AACCTTTGTTTCCCAGAAATGGAAGAAGAGGATTGCAAGATTTCCCTTGTGATGGATTTGCAACAGCAACATTTTCACTCTTAG